The stretch of DNA CATGACCAGGTCCGGTTCGATCACGTCGGCGCCCTGCGCAATCGCCAGACGATATGATTCGAGCGTGTGCTCCGGCCGGTAGCCGCTGGCCCCCCGGTGGCCGATGATCAACGGCGGCCCGGCCTGACTCATCACCAATGCCAACAAACCAATGACTTCCATCGGAACCTCCCGGACGAATCTTGGCGGGCAGTCGTCACGATCGGGTCACCAGGCCTCAGCTGACGCCGGGCGCGGTAATACTCTTGACCAGCCGGAACATGAACTCGAGACCCTGGTAGAACGCTTCGGCCGAAATCTTTTCATTCATCCCGTGGGCGTTGGGGTCGGTGTAGAACAAGCCGGAAACCCCATAGGTCGGGATGCCGGAATTCCTTAGGTACACACCGTCGGTGGCCCCGGTGCTCATCGTCGGAATGATCGGCACCCCGGGCCACAACTGACCCGACACCCGCTCGATCTGTCCCATGAGATCCGCCGTCAGCGGGGAGGGAGGCGTGTTGCGGGCGGTGCCCTGCTCGGTGATGGTGACCTTGGGGTTGGCAACGACTCGTTCGAGGGTTCGCTGGACGTCCTCCGGAGACTCGTCAGGCAGGACCCGGCAATTGACGTGGGCCCGGGCCCGCTGCGGCAGCGCATTCCGCGCATGGCCGCCCTCGAGCATCGTCGCGACACAGGTGGTTCTAAGCTGGGAGTTGTACCGCGGATCTTCGGACAAGACGCGGGCGGCCTCCGCATCGGCTGGATTGTTGGCGATCGCCGTCATGGCGGCCGACACCCGGCCCTGGGTCACGGCCGCGGACCGGGCAAAGTAAGCCTTGGTGATTTCGTTGAGACGGACCGGGAAGTCGAAGCCGCCGAGCTTGACGAGGGCGTCGGCCAAGTGGGTGATGGCGTTGTCCTTGACCGGAACGGAGCTGTGACCGCCCGAGTTGGTGCTTTCGAGGACGAAACTCGCCACCTTCTTTTCGCTGGCCTGCACGTCGTTGGAGAGCTTGACGCCGTCGCGAACCCGGCCCCCGCCGCCCTCATTGAAGGCGAACTCGGCATCGATCAGGGCCCGCCGGTTCTGGAGCAGCCACTCGACGCCGTTGGCAGGGCCGCCTTCCTCATCGGCCGTGAGGGCCACGATGATGTCCCGGTCGGGCACGAAGCCCTCCGCCTTCATCCGCATGATCAGGGCGAGATGGATGGCGGCTTCGTCCTTGTTGTCCGCCACGCCGCGCCCGTAAAAGACGCCATCCTTCTCAGTGAAGGTGTACGGCGGGAGGGTCCAGTCTTCCGGCTTCGCCTCGACGACATCGATGTGGGACAGCAACAGAATCGGCTTCTTCCCGGTGGGCCGGCCACGGAGCCGCGCCACGAGATTG from Gemmatimonadota bacterium encodes:
- a CDS encoding M20/M25/M40 family metallo-hydrolase, with the translated sequence MTTRSPFVLILILALVASRSGSAQAPKPLGRFEQTARDLLRELVEINTSESVGSTAKAAHAMAARLKAAGFPDSDVVVVEHVTRKGNLVARLRGRPTGKKPILLLSHIDVVEAKPEDWTLPPYTFTEKDGVFYGRGVADNKDEAAIHLALIMRMKAEGFVPDRDIIVALTADEEGGPANGVEWLLQNRRALIDAEFAFNEGGGGRVRDGVKLSNDVQASEKKVASFVLESTNSGGHSSVPVKDNAITHLADALVKLGGFDFPVRLNEITKAYFARSAAVTQGRVSAAMTAIANNPADAEAARVLSEDPRYNSQLRTTCVATMLEGGHARNALPQRARAHVNCRVLPDESPEDVQRTLERVVANPKVTITEQGTARNTPPSPLTADLMGQIERVSGQLWPGVPIIPTMSTGATDGVYLRNSGIPTYGVSGLFYTDPNAHGMNEKISAEAFYQGLEFMFRLVKSITAPGVS